Proteins from a single region of Hydra vulgaris chromosome 12, alternate assembly HydraT2T_AEP:
- the LOC124808079 gene encoding blackelin-4 isoform X2, with the protein MLVLLVFFFLSFITCGEAKVSCSLVQCHKPLCKSGVLIKDPSGCCKICEKIQEGEVCGGSNKRVCDDHLFCMMSNTYLKQGVCEPNKIDCKSKLDPGPCFAYLKKWFYNHATKKCQQFVYGGCRGNNNRYDSKDACDKSCVKST; encoded by the exons ATGTTggtattgttagtttttttttttttatcatttataactTGTGGGGAAGCAAAAGTGTCTTGTAGTTTAGTGCAATGTCATAAACCGTTATGCAAATCAg GTGTTTTGATAAAAGATCCGAGTGGTTGTTGCAAAATCTGTGAAAAAATACAAGAAGGAGAGGTGTGTGGAGGATCAAACAAGCGTGTTTGTGATGACCATCTGTTTTGTATGATGAGCAATACCTATTTAAAACAAGGAGTATGTG aaccTAATAAAATTGACTGCAAAAGTAAGTTGGATCCTGGACCATgctttgcttatttaaaaaaatggttttacaATCATGCCACAAAAAAGTGTCAACAGTTTGTTTACGGTGGATGTCGTGGAAACAACAATAGATATGACAGTAAAGATGCTTGTGATAAGTCATGTGTCAAGTCCACCTAG